The proteins below come from a single Gemmatimonadaceae bacterium genomic window:
- a CDS encoding (2Fe-2S)-binding protein, with protein MKVSFKVNGKPTTVDVAADMPLLWILRDVLDLKGTKFGCGIAQCGACTVHVKGVATKSCQLPASRLAGADVVTIEGLTPDGGHALQQAWIQHDVPQCGYCQAGQIMSAAALLAKKPRPTDADIDSAMNGNLCRCGTYTRIRAAIHTAAGTATTDGAANGSRDE; from the coding sequence ATGAAGGTCTCGTTCAAGGTCAATGGGAAACCCACGACCGTCGATGTCGCGGCCGATATGCCGCTGCTCTGGATCCTGCGGGACGTGCTCGACCTCAAGGGCACCAAGTTCGGGTGCGGGATTGCGCAATGCGGCGCGTGCACGGTGCACGTGAAGGGCGTCGCCACCAAGTCGTGCCAGTTGCCGGCCTCGCGCCTCGCGGGCGCGGACGTCGTCACCATCGAGGGCCTCACGCCGGACGGTGGCCACGCGTTGCAGCAGGCCTGGATCCAGCACGACGTGCCACAATGCGGGTACTGCCAGGCCGGCCAGATCATGTCGGCGGCCGCGTTACTCGCGAAGAAGCCTCGGCCCACCGATGCGGACATTGATTCGGCGATGAACGGCAACCTCTGCCGGTGCGGGACGTACACGCGCATCCGCGCTGCCATCCACACCGCGGCGGGCACCGCGACCACCGACGGGGCTGCCAACGGCAGCCGCGACGAGTAG
- a CDS encoding GNAT family N-acetyltransferase produces the protein MNVARLIVHEPAGPIGSFRRGEPRDAAALAAFAARTFRETFGHSASAADLDAHEAAAYGTAQQERELVDPDTITILIEHEGSLLGFAQVRRASPPECAAITDAIELHRFYVDRPWHGRGLAPRLMSEVRRAARELGGSALWLGVWEHNARAIAFYRKSGYEDRGSTDYWVGPDRQTDRVMVAVLGSGE, from the coding sequence GTGAATGTCGCAAGGCTGATTGTGCACGAGCCCGCGGGACCGATCGGCAGCTTTCGTCGCGGCGAACCGCGGGACGCCGCTGCGCTGGCCGCGTTCGCCGCTCGCACGTTTCGCGAGACCTTTGGGCATTCGGCGAGCGCCGCCGACCTCGACGCACACGAAGCGGCGGCGTACGGGACCGCGCAGCAGGAGCGCGAACTTGTCGATCCTGACACCATCACCATCCTCATTGAACACGAAGGCAGCCTGCTCGGCTTTGCGCAGGTTCGTCGCGCGTCGCCGCCGGAGTGTGCGGCGATCACCGATGCGATCGAACTGCACCGCTTCTATGTGGATCGGCCATGGCACGGGCGTGGTCTCGCACCGCGACTCATGTCCGAAGTGCGCCGCGCCGCGCGCGAACTCGGTGGCTCGGCGCTCTGGCTCGGTGTGTGGGAGCACAACGCGCGTGCCATCGCCTTCTACCGCAAGAGCGGCTACGAGGATCGTGGGTCGACCGACTACTGGGTAGGTCCCGATCGTCAGACGGATCGGGTGATGGTCGCCGTGCTGGGATCCGGCGAATAG
- a CDS encoding sialidase has product MRWTMRVPVACVLSLAPMLGPAQPTAARIPAEAFAAFHWRTIGPEGNRFTSAVGIPGDHLTYYVGSASGGVWKTTDGGVNWDPMFDREEVQSIGALAIARSDPNVVWAGTGEAHIRSHISVGQGIYKSVDAGRTWTRMGLERTGRIARIVVHPTNPDVVMACALGHAYGPQPERGIFRSTDGGASWTKVLFVDENTGCSDLAMDARNPRVLFAGMWQIEIHTWGRTSGGPGSGLFVSRDGGVTWSRLTGRGLPTKPVGKVAVAISASNPDRVYALIETGDGIPWEGRDTESGQLWRSDDGGNAWTLTTRDRNAMGRAHYYSRMAVAPDDPDETYFLTASYAKSIDGGRTLTVLPRAQAPGGDHHDIWIDPTNAQRMIVAHDQGLSITQNRGRTWFRQRLANAQIYHVTVDNEIPYNVLGNKQDEPSYRGPSNSRVQGFGGGGGISRGMWHSVGGGESGWATPDPKNSNLIWSTASGSGMVGGIVVRFEEDRRQFRNVEVWPNQSNGPASGVRYRFVWDAPLQISPHDNNTIYVGSQHVHRTQDGGQSWQVISPDLTLNDRSRMGVSGGLTPDNIGVEYAGVVYGIAESPREKGLIWVGTNDGLVQLTRDNGATWTNLTRNIPNLPPWGSVRSIAPSRWDAGTAWITIDFHQVNNRDPYIYRTRDYGRTWSLVVNGIPKSMLSYAKIIIEDPVRRGLLYAGTENGIYVSFDEGDLWQPLQNDMPRAPVSGIVVQEHFNDLVVSTYGRGFWIMDDITPLRLLTPQVLASASHLFTVRDAYRFRPITAPSTTYDDPTTGENPRYGASINYYLKTPASRPVRVVITDAQGATVRTLAGTRAAGVNRVYWDLRYEPSAEVRLQTSPMYAPHIVPGPEGRVAPGTNRLSILAPPGTYTVKLIVDGREETQPLVVLKDPHSGGTEGDIAEQVRELTGLGRDLNEAADAVHRIESVRVQLEAIQRSVDDATVRRAADSLAQKLIDLELNLVELRMTGDGQDGVRFAAKLISKLGYLANGMAASDHRPTSQHVEVKGILHGELEGHLGALDTLFSRDVAAFNALLRSRNVPNIVARLRGPIS; this is encoded by the coding sequence ATGCGGTGGACGATGCGTGTTCCGGTGGCGTGTGTGTTGTCCCTGGCGCCCATGCTCGGGCCCGCGCAGCCGACAGCGGCGCGCATTCCCGCTGAAGCCTTCGCCGCATTTCACTGGCGGACCATCGGTCCCGAGGGCAACCGCTTCACCTCAGCGGTCGGCATTCCCGGCGACCACCTCACCTACTACGTCGGTTCGGCGTCGGGCGGCGTGTGGAAGACCACCGACGGCGGCGTGAACTGGGACCCGATGTTCGACCGTGAGGAGGTGCAATCCATCGGCGCGCTCGCCATCGCGCGATCCGATCCCAACGTGGTGTGGGCGGGCACGGGTGAAGCGCACATCCGCTCCCACATCTCGGTGGGGCAGGGCATCTACAAGTCGGTCGATGCGGGTCGAACGTGGACGCGCATGGGGCTCGAGCGCACCGGACGCATCGCACGCATCGTGGTCCATCCCACCAACCCTGATGTGGTCATGGCTTGCGCGCTCGGCCACGCCTACGGACCACAGCCGGAGCGCGGCATCTTCCGGTCGACCGACGGAGGCGCGTCGTGGACGAAGGTCCTGTTCGTCGACGAGAACACCGGCTGCTCCGATCTTGCGATGGATGCGCGCAATCCGCGTGTGCTGTTCGCCGGCATGTGGCAGATCGAGATCCATACGTGGGGTCGCACGAGCGGAGGCCCAGGCAGCGGCCTGTTTGTCTCCCGCGATGGCGGCGTCACCTGGTCCCGCCTCACCGGCCGTGGCCTGCCGACGAAGCCGGTGGGCAAGGTGGCCGTGGCGATCTCCGCGTCGAATCCCGATCGCGTGTATGCCCTCATCGAGACGGGCGACGGCATTCCCTGGGAGGGCCGCGACACCGAATCCGGCCAACTGTGGCGGAGCGATGACGGTGGGAACGCGTGGACCCTCACCACGCGCGACCGCAACGCCATGGGCCGCGCCCACTACTACTCGCGGATGGCCGTCGCGCCCGACGATCCGGACGAGACGTATTTCCTGACGGCCTCGTACGCGAAGTCGATCGACGGTGGCCGCACCCTCACGGTGCTCCCGCGTGCCCAGGCGCCCGGCGGCGATCACCACGACATCTGGATCGATCCGACCAATGCTCAGCGGATGATCGTGGCCCACGACCAGGGTCTGTCGATCACGCAGAACCGTGGCCGCACGTGGTTCAGGCAGCGGCTGGCCAACGCGCAGATCTACCACGTCACCGTGGACAACGAGATCCCCTACAACGTCCTCGGCAACAAGCAGGACGAGCCGTCCTACCGCGGCCCCTCTAACAGCCGAGTGCAGGGGTTCGGTGGAGGGGGCGGGATCTCCCGCGGGATGTGGCACTCCGTTGGCGGCGGCGAAAGCGGGTGGGCAACGCCGGACCCCAAGAACAGCAACCTGATCTGGTCCACGGCTTCCGGTTCCGGCATGGTGGGCGGCATCGTCGTGCGCTTCGAAGAGGACCGCCGCCAGTTCCGGAACGTCGAGGTGTGGCCGAACCAGTCCAACGGGCCGGCCTCCGGTGTGCGCTATCGGTTCGTGTGGGACGCGCCGCTACAGATCTCGCCGCACGACAACAACACGATCTACGTCGGGAGCCAGCACGTGCACCGCACGCAGGACGGCGGACAGAGCTGGCAGGTGATCTCGCCCGACCTGACGCTGAATGATCGCAGTCGCATGGGCGTGTCCGGCGGGCTCACGCCCGACAACATCGGCGTGGAGTATGCGGGCGTGGTGTATGGCATCGCCGAATCGCCGCGCGAGAAGGGACTGATCTGGGTGGGCACCAACGACGGTCTCGTGCAGCTCACGCGCGACAACGGCGCGACGTGGACCAACCTGACGCGCAACATCCCCAATCTTCCGCCGTGGGGCTCGGTGCGCAGCATCGCTCCTTCGCGCTGGGACGCGGGCACGGCATGGATCACGATCGACTTTCATCAGGTGAACAATCGCGATCCCTACATCTACCGGACGCGCGACTACGGACGCACCTGGTCGCTCGTGGTGAACGGGATCCCGAAGAGCATGCTCAGCTACGCAAAGATCATCATCGAGGATCCCGTGCGGCGCGGTCTGCTCTACGCGGGGACGGAGAACGGGATCTACGTCTCCTTTGACGAAGGCGACCTGTGGCAGCCCCTGCAGAACGACATGCCACGCGCCCCCGTCTCCGGCATCGTCGTGCAGGAGCACTTCAACGATCTGGTCGTATCCACGTATGGTCGCGGCTTCTGGATCATGGACGACATCACGCCCCTGAGGCTGCTGACTCCCCAGGTCCTCGCCAGCGCGTCGCATCTGTTTACGGTGCGGGATGCGTATCGCTTTCGACCAATCACCGCGCCATCCACCACCTATGACGACCCGACCACGGGCGAAAACCCGCGGTACGGCGCGTCGATCAACTACTATCTCAAGACGCCGGCATCGCGACCGGTCCGCGTGGTGATCACCGATGCGCAGGGCGCCACCGTCCGCACCCTGGCCGGGACCAGGGCCGCCGGTGTGAACCGCGTGTATTGGGATCTCCGCTACGAACCGTCTGCCGAAGTCCGCCTGCAGACGAGCCCCATGTACGCGCCGCACATTGTGCCGGGCCCGGAGGGTCGCGTCGCGCCCGGCACCAATCGCCTGAGCATTCTCGCGCCACCGGGGACGTATACCGTAAAGCTCATTGTGGACGGGCGCGAAGAAACGCAGCCACTCGTCGTCCTCAAGGATCCGCACTCCGGCGGCACGGAGGGCGACATCGCCGAGCAGGTCCGCGAACTCACGGGCCTCGGTCGCGACCTCAACGAGGCCGCGGACGCCGTGCATCGCATCGAGTCGGTGCGCGTGCAGCTCGAGGCGATCCAGCGATCCGTTGACGACGCTACGGTACGCCGGGCCGCGGATTCGCTGGCGCAGAAGCTCATCGATCTCGAGCTGAATCTGGTGGAGCTGCGCATGACCGGCGACGGCCAGGACGGCGTGCGTTTCGCTGCGAAGCTGATCTCCAAACTTGGCTACCTCGCCAACGGCATGGCGGCGAGCGACCACCGTCCGACGTCGCAGCACGTGGAGGTGAAAGGCATCCTGCACGGCGAACTCGAAGGACACCTCGGCGCGCTCGACACGTTGTTCTCGCGTGATGTCGCCGCGTTCAATGCGCTGCTCCGTTCGCGCAACGTGCCGAACATCGTCGCCCGCTTGCGTGGCCCGATAAGTTGA
- a CDS encoding MATE family efflux transporter, with protein MTQKPRQKSFDRSIVEGPIAAAVGKLAWPTVLQNVIGGMQGVVDHALVGHYVGFTGNAAVGVSLQIFIVVIVFVMSLYTGMGVLVSRATGAGDHETVNRVVYQGFLASLMLSLLVLAPIGWFAAPWLLELVNATAEVREEALPFLRTMLVGGIGMMMFFMLGGALRAAGDARTPLRLGVAMTALNIGLNVALITGLGPLPALGTVGAAVGTVIAGVLVSGTGFALLLSGRLVVAWHRGMDWRPDWVIIRQIFRFGLPTGLQGIAMNIAGIMLLRFIGSLPLSAQTQAAYAIGYTELFSFITWTSVGLMGAAAAVAGQNLGANQPDRAERAVNIAARFGLGIAAFVGLFFLAIPNQLYGIFGMQDALVVGIGRELLRWLSLSGLFITVALTFTGGLQGTGDTKGPLYISIISQIGVPLGICAVLQATTGLSATGIWIAIVVGHMTRAALTVARFRRGKWRTIDIGLPSGRAAS; from the coding sequence ATGACCCAGAAACCCAGACAGAAGTCGTTCGATCGTTCGATCGTGGAAGGTCCGATCGCCGCGGCCGTCGGAAAGCTCGCGTGGCCCACGGTGCTGCAGAACGTGATCGGCGGCATGCAGGGCGTCGTCGACCACGCACTCGTGGGCCACTACGTGGGTTTCACCGGCAACGCCGCGGTTGGCGTCTCGCTGCAGATCTTCATCGTGGTGATCGTGTTCGTGATGTCGCTGTACACGGGCATGGGCGTGCTCGTGTCGCGCGCGACGGGAGCCGGCGACCACGAGACGGTGAACCGCGTGGTGTATCAGGGCTTCCTCGCCTCGCTGATGCTCTCGCTGCTCGTGCTCGCGCCCATCGGCTGGTTCGCGGCGCCGTGGCTGCTCGAGCTGGTGAACGCGACGGCGGAGGTGCGCGAGGAGGCGTTGCCCTTCCTGCGCACGATGCTGGTGGGCGGGATCGGGATGATGATGTTCTTCATGCTCGGCGGCGCCCTGCGGGCGGCCGGTGATGCGCGCACGCCCCTCCGGCTCGGCGTGGCCATGACCGCGCTCAACATCGGGCTCAACGTGGCGCTCATCACCGGACTCGGCCCGCTCCCCGCGTTAGGCACGGTTGGCGCTGCCGTGGGCACCGTCATCGCCGGCGTCCTCGTCAGCGGGACGGGCTTTGCGCTCCTGCTCTCGGGGCGCCTCGTCGTCGCCTGGCACCGTGGCATGGACTGGCGCCCCGACTGGGTGATCATCCGGCAGATCTTCCGCTTTGGCCTGCCCACCGGGCTCCAGGGGATCGCCATGAACATCGCCGGGATCATGCTGCTGCGTTTCATCGGCTCGCTGCCGCTCAGCGCCCAGACGCAGGCGGCCTACGCGATCGGGTACACGGAGCTGTTCTCTTTCATTACCTGGACCTCGGTCGGGCTCATGGGCGCCGCCGCCGCCGTCGCCGGGCAAAACCTCGGCGCCAATCAGCCCGATCGCGCCGAGCGCGCCGTCAACATCGCGGCCCGGTTCGGACTCGGCATTGCTGCGTTTGTCGGCCTGTTCTTTCTCGCGATCCCCAACCAGCTGTACGGCATCTTCGGCATGCAGGACGCGCTCGTCGTGGGCATCGGTCGCGAACTGCTGCGCTGGCTCAGCCTGTCGGGCCTGTTCATTACCGTCGCGCTCACGTTCACGGGCGGGCTTCAGGGGACTGGCGACACCAAGGGCCCCCTCTACATCTCGATCATTTCGCAGATCGGCGTGCCGCTCGGCATCTGTGCCGTGCTGCAGGCCACCACCGGACTCAGCGCCACGGGCATCTGGATCGCGATCGTGGTCGGCCACATGACGCGCGCCGCGCTCACGGTGGCGCGGTTCCGGCGCGGCAAGTGGCGCACGATCGACATCGGCCTGCCGAGCGGGCGCGCGGCGAGCTGA
- a CDS encoding metallophosphoesterase: MHTLRVVVLACLAMLPATVRAQDTFDNVERIVAVGDVHGDYEQFVLVLREAGVIDSKARWTGGRTFLVQTGDVLDRGPASRKVMDLLMALSGPARKAGGRVIPLIGNHEAMNILGDLRYVSAGEYASYKSGNWSALQERAWQVLSDSARRGDSAYRKMWFDEHPPGWVEQRFAFEGNGKYGTWIRTHDAVIRINDMLFLHGGLSSKYSGMSLDELNTAVRAALAGDKAPPPDNIAEDSLGPLWYRGLATGDEAMLAPLVDTLLQRFGVKHIVIGHTVTPGTVMPRFGGKVIMIDVGLSAVYGGTPAFLVVERGAAFVMHRGTRLDLPLVGDLFPYLKAAAALDPPGSRLQQYVEQLAAVRGAR; this comes from the coding sequence GTGCACACGCTGCGCGTCGTCGTGCTGGCGTGCCTCGCCATGCTCCCGGCGACGGTGCGCGCGCAGGATACGTTCGACAACGTCGAGCGCATCGTGGCGGTGGGCGACGTGCACGGGGACTACGAACAGTTTGTCCTGGTGCTGCGGGAGGCCGGCGTGATCGACAGCAAGGCCCGTTGGACCGGCGGACGCACCTTCCTGGTCCAGACGGGCGACGTGCTGGATCGCGGTCCGGCGTCACGCAAAGTGATGGACCTGCTGATGGCCCTCTCGGGCCCGGCCCGGAAGGCCGGCGGGCGCGTCATCCCGTTGATCGGCAACCACGAGGCCATGAACATCCTCGGCGACCTGCGCTACGTGTCGGCCGGTGAGTACGCGTCGTACAAGTCGGGCAACTGGTCCGCGCTGCAGGAGCGGGCGTGGCAGGTGTTGTCGGACTCTGCGCGGCGTGGCGATAGTGCCTATCGCAAGATGTGGTTCGACGAACATCCACCGGGCTGGGTCGAGCAGCGGTTTGCCTTCGAAGGCAACGGGAAGTACGGCACCTGGATCCGGACGCACGACGCGGTGATCCGGATCAACGACATGCTGTTCCTGCACGGCGGCCTGTCATCGAAGTACTCCGGCATGAGCCTGGACGAACTGAACACCGCGGTGCGCGCCGCGCTCGCCGGCGACAAGGCTCCACCGCCCGACAATATCGCCGAAGATTCGCTGGGGCCCCTGTGGTACCGCGGCCTCGCCACGGGGGACGAGGCGATGCTCGCGCCACTGGTGGACACGCTGCTGCAGCGGTTTGGGGTGAAGCATATCGTCATCGGTCACACCGTGACGCCCGGGACCGTGATGCCCCGATTCGGCGGCAAGGTCATCATGATCGACGTCGGGCTGTCAGCGGTTTACGGTGGCACCCCGGCATTCCTCGTAGTGGAACGCGGCGCGGCGTTCGTGATGCACCGTGGCACCCGGCTCGACCTGCCGCTGGTCGGCGACCTGTTCCCCTACCTCAAGGCTGCCGCGGCGCTCGATCCGCCGGGATCGCGACTCCAGCAGTACGTCGAGCAGCTCGCAGCCGTGCGCGGCGCACGCTAG
- a CDS encoding sulfotransferase domain-containing protein has product MTIVWWIVGILVLLFVVYIGYGVYLATVLKWEDEQTVGLNYYGLPPAGRAAFKAQLRAHARRLAPMLRLNARLARLDFARARIQLDGVSGPTGSCSVESFAAAKAYEPRPEDVFVVTQMKCGTTWMQNVVYEVLNRGHGDLVETGKAMYALSPWLEGRKSVPMALASPIGTERPSRIIKTHMPVALCPFNARAKYIYVARHPVSCFASCIDFVDTNVGGMSPELPAFEAWYTSRDLMWWGTWPDHVKGWWDRSKQHPNVLFVFFEDMKRDLGAVTRRVAEFLDVAPLSDSELVAVVRKCGFAYMQEHQDNFEMHPPHILQTNAELFVAGTADRYKNVPADIRARVAAWVAQEMAASDFPLARYYPDVVPEPKR; this is encoded by the coding sequence ATGACCATCGTCTGGTGGATCGTCGGCATCCTCGTCTTGCTGTTCGTGGTGTACATCGGGTACGGCGTGTACCTGGCCACGGTGCTCAAGTGGGAAGACGAGCAGACCGTCGGGCTCAACTACTACGGCCTTCCCCCGGCGGGCCGCGCCGCCTTCAAGGCGCAACTCCGCGCCCACGCGCGACGTCTCGCGCCGATGCTCCGCCTCAACGCTCGGCTCGCACGCCTGGACTTCGCCCGCGCTCGCATTCAGCTGGATGGCGTGTCGGGACCGACCGGCAGCTGCAGCGTCGAGAGCTTTGCCGCCGCCAAGGCGTATGAGCCGCGACCCGAAGACGTGTTTGTCGTCACGCAGATGAAGTGCGGCACGACGTGGATGCAGAACGTGGTGTACGAGGTACTGAACCGCGGCCACGGCGACCTCGTGGAAACGGGGAAGGCGATGTACGCGCTCTCCCCGTGGCTCGAAGGGCGAAAGAGCGTGCCCATGGCCCTCGCCTCCCCGATCGGTACCGAACGCCCCTCGCGCATCATCAAGACGCACATGCCGGTGGCGCTCTGCCCGTTCAATGCGCGCGCGAAATACATCTACGTGGCGCGGCACCCGGTCTCGTGCTTCGCGAGCTGCATCGACTTCGTCGACACGAACGTCGGCGGTATGTCGCCGGAACTGCCGGCCTTCGAAGCGTGGTACACGTCCCGCGACCTCATGTGGTGGGGCACGTGGCCGGATCACGTGAAGGGCTGGTGGGACCGGTCCAAACAGCATCCCAATGTGCTGTTCGTCTTCTTCGAAGACATGAAGCGCGACCTCGGCGCGGTCACCAGGCGCGTCGCGGAGTTCCTGGATGTGGCTCCGTTGAGTGACTCGGAGCTGGTCGCCGTGGTGCGCAAGTGCGGCTTTGCCTACATGCAGGAACACCAGGACAACTTCGAGATGCATCCGCCGCACATCCTCCAGACGAACGCGGAACTGTTCGTCGCGGGGACGGCCGACCGCTACAAGAACGTGCCAGCCGATATCCGCGCGCGTGTGGCGGCGTGGGTGGCGCAGGAGATGGCGGCCAGCGACTTCCCGCTGGCCCGGTACTATCCCGATGTCGTGCCGGAGCCGAAGCGTTAG
- a CDS encoding xanthine dehydrogenase family protein molybdopterin-binding subunit: protein MTTMFRADRREFLRVSAIAGGGLLLGTYIEGASAAEAFASGTRGTALADFAPNAFIRMTPDGIVTIVGKNPEIGQGVKNMLPMLIAEELDVEWKNVRVVQGDLDTTKFEAQFAGGSTATPTNWLPMRRVGAAGRAVLVAAAAETWGVPASECTTAAGVVHHRASGKQAPYTELLARAATMTAPALNTVALKDPKDFTIIGKTTRGVDVPAIVTGKPLFGIDVTVPGMLYAVYQKCPVFAGKATSANLDAIKAIPGVKHAFILEGTSNLAGLVGGVAIVADSWWTAQSARKQLKVTWNEGATASQSSAGFQAQSEALAAQAPQRSLRKDGDVAAAFGAAGVKVVKAAYYYPFISHATLEPQNCTAHWSNGKMEIWCPSQTPAGGRTLVARTLGIPEEAITVHLTRMGGGFGRRLYNEPMVEAAAIAKEVGVPVKLVWSREDDMTYDQYRSAGWHYFTGAVDGSGKLVGWRDHFVSFGEGNNFAPSAGMGGADFPARFVPNFALDASVMPLGVPTGALRAPGSNGIAYAVQSFIDEMAEAAGKDPLQFRIDILSNQAVPDPAPAQGQQGPQNLLDARRMIGVLELVREKSGWGKPLPKGTGMGVAFHYSHRGHFAEVVQATVAKDGELKVDKVWVAGDIGSVVINPSNAENQTQGAVIDGIAEALGQEITIENGRAVQTNFNRFPLIRLRESPPVEVHFRITEFAPTGLGEPALPPVVPALCRAIKQATGKRVRTLPLSKHDLSWKA from the coding sequence ATGACCACCATGTTCCGCGCCGATCGACGTGAGTTCCTCCGCGTGAGTGCCATCGCCGGCGGCGGTCTGCTGCTCGGTACCTACATCGAGGGAGCGAGTGCTGCCGAGGCCTTCGCGTCCGGCACACGTGGCACCGCCCTCGCGGACTTCGCGCCGAACGCGTTCATCCGCATGACGCCGGACGGCATCGTCACCATCGTCGGCAAGAACCCGGAGATCGGTCAGGGCGTGAAGAACATGCTCCCGATGCTGATCGCCGAAGAACTCGACGTGGAGTGGAAGAACGTCCGCGTGGTGCAGGGCGACCTGGACACCACGAAGTTCGAGGCGCAGTTCGCCGGAGGGTCGACGGCAACGCCAACGAACTGGTTGCCCATGCGTCGCGTGGGCGCCGCAGGTCGCGCCGTCCTTGTCGCCGCCGCCGCCGAAACGTGGGGTGTTCCGGCGAGCGAGTGCACGACCGCGGCCGGTGTGGTGCATCACCGGGCCTCGGGCAAGCAGGCCCCGTACACGGAGCTGCTGGCCAGGGCGGCGACCATGACGGCGCCGGCGCTGAACACGGTCGCGCTCAAGGATCCCAAGGACTTCACGATCATCGGCAAGACCACGCGCGGCGTCGACGTCCCGGCGATCGTGACCGGCAAGCCGCTGTTCGGCATCGACGTCACGGTCCCGGGCATGCTGTACGCCGTGTATCAGAAATGCCCGGTGTTCGCGGGCAAGGCGACGTCAGCCAATCTCGATGCCATCAAGGCGATCCCGGGGGTGAAACACGCGTTCATCCTCGAAGGCACCAGCAACCTGGCCGGCCTCGTGGGAGGCGTGGCGATCGTTGCGGACAGCTGGTGGACGGCGCAGTCCGCGCGCAAGCAGCTCAAGGTCACCTGGAATGAAGGCGCCACGGCGTCGCAGTCGAGCGCCGGGTTCCAGGCACAGAGCGAGGCACTGGCCGCGCAGGCGCCTCAGCGCTCCCTCCGCAAGGACGGGGATGTGGCCGCCGCGTTCGGTGCGGCGGGCGTGAAGGTCGTCAAGGCCGCGTACTACTACCCGTTCATCTCGCACGCCACGCTCGAACCGCAGAACTGCACCGCGCACTGGTCCAACGGCAAGATGGAGATCTGGTGCCCGAGTCAGACTCCCGCCGGCGGCCGAACGCTCGTCGCGCGCACGTTAGGCATCCCGGAAGAGGCGATCACGGTCCACCTCACCCGCATGGGCGGTGGCTTTGGCCGGCGTCTGTACAACGAACCGATGGTGGAAGCTGCGGCCATCGCGAAGGAAGTTGGCGTGCCGGTCAAGCTGGTCTGGTCACGTGAAGACGACATGACCTACGATCAGTACCGATCCGCGGGATGGCACTACTTCACCGGCGCGGTCGACGGGAGCGGCAAGCTCGTGGGCTGGCGCGACCACTTCGTCTCGTTCGGTGAAGGCAACAACTTTGCGCCGAGTGCGGGCATGGGTGGGGCGGACTTCCCGGCGCGCTTCGTCCCCAACTTTGCGCTCGACGCCTCGGTCATGCCGCTCGGCGTGCCCACGGGCGCGCTGCGCGCCCCCGGCAGCAACGGCATCGCCTACGCCGTGCAGTCGTTCATCGACGAGATGGCCGAGGCGGCCGGCAAGGATCCGCTGCAGTTCCGCATCGACATCCTCTCCAACCAGGCCGTGCCGGACCCGGCGCCTGCCCAGGGTCAGCAGGGTCCACAGAACCTGCTCGACGCGCGGCGCATGATCGGCGTGCTCGAACTCGTCCGCGAGAAGTCCGGCTGGGGGAAGCCGCTACCGAAAGGCACTGGGATGGGTGTTGCGTTCCACTACTCCCATCGTGGACACTTCGCCGAAGTCGTGCAGGCGACGGTCGCAAAGGACGGCGAACTCAAGGTGGACAAGGTCTGGGTTGCCGGCGACATCGGAAGTGTCGTCATCAATCCCTCGAACGCGGAGAATCAGACGCAGGGCGCCGTGATCGACGGGATCGCCGAGGCCCTGGGCCAGGAGATCACCATCGAGAATGGCCGCGCGGTGCAGACCAACTTCAATCGGTTCCCGCTGATCCGGCTCCGCGAGTCACCGCCGGTCGAAGTGCATTTCCGCATCACCGAGTTTGCGCCCACGGGCCTGGGCGAGCCTGCGTTGCCGCCGGTGGTGCCTGCGCTCTGCCGCGCCATCAAGCAGGCGACGGGAAAACGTGTTCGGACCCTGCCGCTCTCGAAGCACGACCTGAGCTGGAAGGCCTGA
- a CDS encoding OsmC family protein, translating into MTAVPVHEKTFTVSLDLGEGFAQHATFDDSPDIAPVLIDEPAPLGQGSGASPTRLLAASVGSCLAASLAHCLRKSRVDLHGVRTKVEGTVARSERGRLRVTGFRVLLEPVVPADQHARLGRCVEVFEDFCTVTASVREAIHVEVTVVPTVPQA; encoded by the coding sequence ATGACGGCCGTTCCCGTGCACGAAAAGACGTTCACCGTATCGCTCGATCTCGGCGAAGGCTTTGCGCAGCACGCCACCTTCGACGACTCCCCCGACATCGCGCCCGTCCTGATCGACGAGCCGGCGCCATTGGGTCAGGGATCGGGTGCGAGTCCCACGCGGCTCCTGGCGGCATCCGTTGGCAGTTGTCTCGCGGCGAGCCTGGCGCATTGCCTGCGCAAGAGCCGCGTGGATCTGCATGGCGTTCGGACCAAGGTCGAGGGCACGGTGGCGCGCAGTGAACGCGGGCGTCTGCGTGTCACCGGGTTTCGAGTTCTGCTGGAGCCGGTAGTGCCCGCGGACCAGCACGCGCGGCTCGGCCGCTGCGTCGAAGTCTTCGAGGATTTCTGCACGGTGACGGCCAGCGTGCGCGAAGCGATTCACGTGGAAGTCACCGTCGTGCCCACCGTGCCGCAGGCCTGA